The Candidatus Sericytochromatia bacterium region AGCCCCCTTGCGCGCAGCCACCCAATGAGGCACTCGCCTGCCGGGCCAGCCCGCCGGGGGCTGCAGAACGGCTTCACGCGCCCGGCACCGGGTGTGGTAGGATGAAACGGGGCTCGTTTGAGCGGATCGACGGCGATCGCCGCACGTGGCCCGCGGAGCCCGCGCATGTCGCCTTTCAAGCCTTCCTTCGCCAATCGCACGGCGCACGTCAATCCGTCCGTGATTCGGGAGATCCTCAAGGTGGTCTCCCAGCCTGACATCATCTCGTTCGCGGGGGGCATGCCGGCGCAGGACCTGTTTCCCTTCGCCGAACTGGAGGCGGCGGCCAAGGCGGCCTTCAAGAGCCCGGCTCACGCGCTGAAGGCCTTGCAATACGGCCCTTCGGAAGGCTATCAGCCGTTGCGCGAGGCGATCGCCGCGCAGCTGACGGCCGAGGGCATCGACCTCGCAGGCAACCAGATCCTCATCACGACCGGCTCCCAGCAAGGCATCATGATGGTGGCACACGCCTTCCTCGACCCGGGCGATACCGTCGTGGTGGGCAACCCGACCTTCCTGGGGGCGCTGCAGGCCTTCGGCGGTTTCGAGGCCAAGTTCCTGACCGTGCCGCTGGACGCGGGCGGCATGAAGATGGACGCGTTGGCACGCATTCTGGAACACCACACACCCAAGTTCATCTATGCCATTCCCACCTTCCAGAACCCGACCGGTCTGAGCCTTCAAGACGATCGCCGGGTCGAGCTGTACGAGCTGGCCCGCACCCACGGCGTGCCGGTGCTGGAGGATGACCCTTACGGCGACCTGTACTTCGGGCCCACCCGACCGCGCGCCATCAAGTCGTTCGACCACGAGGGCGGTGTGATTCTGCTGCGCACCTTCTCCAAGGTGCTGGCCCCAGGGTTGCGGGTGGCCTACGCGGTGGTGCCGGATGCGATCATGAACAAGTTGCTGCCGCTGAAGCAGGGCAACGACCTGCACACCTCGGCCTTCGCCCAGATGATGGTGGCCGAGTTCCTGGCCACCGGGCGGCTGGAGGCCCACCTTGCGCACTTGCGCGCGGAGTACGCCCGACGGCGCGATCTCATGCTGGCGGCCATGGACGCGCACTTCCCGGCCTGGTGTCAGTGGACCCGCCCCGAGGGGGGACTGTTCATCTGGGTGACCCTGCCGAACGGGGTGCTCGCCGCGCCCTTGCTGGAGGAAGCGGTCAGTCGCCAGAAGGTGGCCTTCATTCCGGGCAGCGCCTTCTACCCGCACGGCGGCGGTGAGAACACGCTGCGGCTGAACTTCTCGAATGCCTCGGAAGAACAGATTCAGGAAGGCATCAAGCGGCTCGGCGCGGTGATCCGGGCGGCTGCCCCTCAGCTTGAGCGGGTGTGACCGCGGCGCTCCTTCGGGGGCTGACCTGGAGCCTGAAGACAATGGCCGGCTGGTGCCGGTCGTGGCGCAACTGGAGCCGGGCTCAGGATTCCAGCGGCTTGGTCATGGGGACGCGCTCCCCGCTCCCGTAGCCTTCGTAGCCGAGGCGTTCCAGAAAGGCCTGGTCACCCGCGGTGGTACCGGCCGAGGCGGCGATGCGTGGCGCTCCGAGGGCGGTGGCCACGTTCTCGACGGCCTCGACCATGCGACGGGCCACGCCGCCGCCGCGGGCCTCTTCGCGCACGGCCACATGCTGGATGCGCAGGGCGCCGTGGTCCCAGCGGTAGGCGATCGCCCCGACCGGCGCGGAGCGTCCGCCCACGGGAGTCCGGTATGCTGCCAGAAAGGCCAGCCCGCCGGCCATGGCCGCGCGCAGGTCTGCCTCGTCGCGAATACCGGCCGGCATGTGGCGGCGTGAACCCTTGGCCGCTGATTTCAGCAGTTCAATCAGCACCCCGGCGTCCTGACACGTCATCACGGTGATCAGGGAAAGTGGCCGTCCCGTCTTGGCTTGCGCGCGCATGAAGCACCTCCGGACGCAGGGGCAGTGAACCCGATACCATCATTATAGTCCAAATATCTTAAGTCTTGCTTAACCTTTGCTTCCTGAATACAAAAAAGGCGTGACCAGCGGCCACGCCCGATCATTTTCAGGTCACACCCCGACGCCGGCACCCTGTCCGGCCGCCTGGTAGCCCAGCTTGGCCAGCTTTTCCTCGGCGTAGAAGGGCAGCTGAATGGTCTGCTTGGCCTGGGCCTTCTGCTTGTAGACCTCGACCTCGCGCTCGGCCGCCAGCAGGTTCTGCAGCATGACCTCGTAATCGGCCAGCTGGCGGTCAAGTTCTTCGCGGGCCACCTGCAGCTGGCCACGCAGCTGGTCGAGCTCCTGTTGCATCAGGTCGACGTAGCCCTCCTGGTCGGACAGCTTGGCCTGCTGCTCGTCAATCTTCTTGAGCAGAAACTGGATCACATCCTGGGGGTCGGCTTCCAGTCCGCCCTGCTCGTCGCGCGCGTCGACGGCGGGGGCTGGGGCCTCGTCCGTGGTGGGCTTGTCGAGCCAGATCACGGCCGGTTCGCCGCCGGGCGCCGGCGACACCGCCTCCGGTGCGGAAAGGTGCGATGGATGGGCAATCTCGAAATGCCCGCCCTCGGGTGCATGAAATGGTTCCTGGTACATCGATGGCCCCTCCTGATAGGCAGTCACGTCCTGAGCGTAATCCGCGGGGAGACGCCATTCCGCGACCGGGGTCACAACGTAACGTGGATAGCCTTCACGCTTCGTCCGCCGCTTCCGCTCGTTCCACCGCCGGCAGCACCGCCAGGATGGCCTTCATTTCGAGGCTTTCTTCGACTGCGCCCAGCACGCGTTGCAGTTCCAGGTAGCGCGCCTCGGCCAGGTCGCGCGTCTCATAAGACCAGTATCGCACCACGCCGTGGACGTCCCACTCGGGCTCGGCGTAGGTCACCGCCACGTGGAAGCGGTCTTCCCGCAGTTGCTCCACGGCCAGGCCCCAGCGCCGCGCAGGCGATTCCATCCGGTACAGGTAGTACGCCGCCATGTCAGGTTCGCTGTTGCGCGCCACGGTGGTGTCGGTCAGGTCCATGCTTCCTCCTTATCCGCGCCGGCCGCGCGGGTGTTGCCGCCTCAGCCCAGGCCGAGCGCCAGCGGGCGGCCCGAAAATCCTGCCAGTAAGCCCCAGAACACGGCAAGTGCCGCGAGCAGGGGCAAGGTCCACAGGCTCCAGGCCGGCAGCGCCAGTCCAGGTCGGCTGGTCAGCTCCGGGTGCGGCCCCAGCACGTAGGCACTGGCCGCCCCCCCGAGCAGGCCACCCAGGTGGGCCATGTTGTCGATGTTGGGGATGGTGGAGCCCAGAATCATGTTCACTCCCAGGGTGATCAGGGCCACGTCCCGAAAGGCGCGGGTTTGGTGGCGGGGGACCACGCCCCGGAATTGCAGCCCCAGCACCAGCATGGCACCCAGCAGGCCAAACAGCGCCCCGGAGGCGCCCACGCTTGCAGCTTGCGGGTTGAAAAGCACGCTGGCGCTGGCCCCGAGCAGACCCGAGACGCTCCAGACGGCCAGGAATTTGGGCGTGCCCAGCATGCGCTCCAGGGTGGGGCCCAGCACCGCCAGGCTGTAGGCGTTGACGAAGACGTGCAGGATGCCGGCGTGCAGGTAGTTGGCTGCCAACAGGCGCCAGAATTCCCCCTGCTCCACCAGCGGACGCAGCGTGGCGCCGAGTCCGAGCAGCGCCTGAAGGGAGTTGTGCTGCACCGCCAGCCAGAGCAGTTCGGGCGAGGTGGGCAGCGGCAGGTGGGCCGGATGGCGCAACATCAGGGTGAGGGCGGTCGAGCAGACGAACAGGCCCAGGATCACGCCCAGCAGGATCGGACAGGCCGGGGCCGACTGGTTTTCCAGGAAGGCGGAAAAGGAGGGGCGCCCGGCCAGGCTGGCGCGCTCCTCCTCGAGCAGGTCGCCGAGCGAGAGCGACGCCTCCGACAGGCTGGCCTGGATGGCCGCCTCGATCGTCGCAGCGGCATCGCCGGGCAGGGCTTCGGCGTGGCCAGGGTCCACCGAGGGACAGCGCAGGCTTCGCCGGGTCAGGTCCACCAGCCAGACCTGCCAGCCGGCGTCGTCGGCCTCGGCGTCAAACGGGGCAGGCTGGTCCTCGGGCACCACCCCGGTCAGCACCAGCACGCCGCTGGTTGCGCCGGCCCGGCGGGCGTCGTCGCGCCAAACCGGCAGGGCCTCGCGCCAGTTTGACGCAGCCGCCTCGGCCAGGCTGGCCACGGTCACGGCCACGTCGCCGGTGTTGCGGGGCAGATGCCACGTGCGAGGCCCTTCCAGGGGCTGCAGCGGGGCCTGGGCCTGCGGCAAAAACCCGCCGCCTTCCATCAAAGCGACGCCGACGGTCGACTTGAACGCATCGAACGCAGACACGGGGTACCTGGGCCCATTTCCCTCGCGGGCCGCTCAGGACGGGCGTTTTTATTGGACCACGCCGGGGCGCGCTCGCGCCACGTCGGCTGGGGCGACCCGGTGACGAACGACCTCTGCCCGCCGTCTGCCGGACCTTACCGGCAAGCGACGCGAACTCGGTTCAGGCTGCCAGCGCCAGGCGACCCTCGGCGTCGCCGGCCTCGCACCAGAAGGTCGTGCGGCCCTCGCCGCGTGCGAAATAAATTTCGACCTCGGCCAGGCAGAGGGGCCCGCCCTCGCCGACGGCGTACAGACGGTATCGCGTGTAGCCACTGGCGCGCTCGTCATCGAGCACGACCGTGGTCGGCTGCTGAGCCAGCTGCGCCCGCACGTCCTCCCACCGCCAGCGGCCACGGAAGAGCGCGCGGGCGCCCGTCCGCTCGGCGTTGCCCACGTAAGCATAGCAGGGATAACTGGCCATCAGGCGCGCCAGCTCGTCCATGGTCTCGGCCGTGGTGGGAAGGATGGTGGACATCGAACGCATGTGGAACCTCATTGGCGAGAGAAGCCCGTGCGCGGGAAGGTCGATGCTGTGTATCGAACACCCCGTTAACAGCCAAGGCATCTATCGCGGGTCAGGCCCCGGATGTTTCTTAAGTTCAGATTAGACCTGCAAGAAGTTTCGGTGAAGTCAATGCCCGCCGAAATGCTTGCGCAAGGCGGCCAGGGGGTCAGGGGCCTCCGAGACGAAGGCTTGCTCACCGTTGTGGCTTTGCCACAGTGCGACCGCCCGATCGAGCGGGGGGAGGGCATCCAGCAGCAACTGCGTGAAGGCCGCCTCCACCTTGTCGCGCACGGGTGGCATGCGGCGCGCGATTCCGGTGGCCTCCCGGTCGAAGCGCAGGGCCAGCGGTAGCACCTCGGCCAGCGGCTTGTAGCGTCCGGCGGCCTTGCCGCCGGAATGCAGCACCTGCCAGACCGGCACCAGACCTTCGCGCAGCGACGAGAGCGCCTCCTCACCGGCGCACAGCGCCACCAGGTCGATCGGCGCATCAGGCGCCTTGCCGGGATGGAACCAGACCTCCAGCCTCAGCCCGGGCCGATGAAGCTCGCCCGCGCCGCCAGCCCGAAAAGGCCAGCTGGGGGCGGCCAGGCGGAAGGCCCAGCGCGCCTGGCCGTCGACCTCGTCGTGGAACAGGCGGTCGGCCATCACGGGGGCCGTGCCGTGGCTCTTCCGCAGGCTCTGGCTGGCCAGCTCCGCCAGGCGGCCCATCCAGGCCATCGCGTCGTCCTTTTTCATCCGGCTCGTCCTCTCGGTGTCAACCCGCTGAATCTGGATTGGGGACCATGCTACTTTAAGAATCGTCCTGTCGCCCAGAGGAGGGGAGGCCGTGAATTATCGTCAGATCTTCGCGCTGGCCGGGGGGTTCCTCGGGGCCTATGTCCTGATCACCCTGACCAATCGCCCGGAGGCAAAGCCGCGCCCTCGTCCGTCCCTGGTGGCTGAGGCCGCGTCGGTCGCTGCAACAGGGTGGCCCGAGCCTGATAGAGCGCCGGCGGGCAGCACCGCATCGAGTCGGCCCATTGCCTTCACGCAGCGCGCTTGTGGCTATGCGTTGTTGCCGGCCGAGGGCAAGGCGATCGACGCGGACGAGACGCTCGGGCAGATGGCGGCCATGGCCCGGGCCGGGGCGCGCTGGGTGGTGCTGCGCATCGAGCTGGTGCAGCCGCTGGGCAACTCCAGTGAACTGCCGCCTGCGGCCGACGAGGCGGAACGGATCAACGCGCTGCGTCGGGCGATTCAGGCGGCCCGTGAGGCGAACCTGAGCGTCATGCTGCGCCCCATGGTGCGTTGCGAGGACGGCACCCACCGCGAGCGCATCAGCCCCCCTCAGGTCGAGGCTTGGATGGCCAGTTACCAGCGGGCCCTGCGTCCTTATGCGCGGATGGCCGAGGAGGAGCGGGTGGCCCTGTTGGCCGTGGGATCCAACCTGTCGGGCTTTCAGGGCGACGCTTCCTGGATGACGCTGATCAAGGCTCTGCGCCAGGACTTCAGCGGGAACCTGACCTATTGCGCCTCAGCCAATCCGGCCGCCGGGTTCCGTCAGGTGCTCTTCTGGGAGGCGCTCGACTGCGTGGGCATCGACGCGTTCTTCCCGCTCAGCAACGAAGACCATCCTTCGCTGGAAACTCTGGAAGTGGCGTGGCGCACGGTCAGCGAGGATCTGGCGGCCTGGCACAAGCAGAATGGCGAGCGTCCGATCCTGTTCACCGCGCTGGGGTGCCCGCGCCTGCTCGGGGCGGCGGCTGCGCCGGCGGCCTTGAATCTGGATGCCCCGGACGACGAAGCCCTACCGGGCCTGGTGGCGGAGGCCTTCTTCAACGTGGTCGCCAAGCAGCCCTGGCTGCTCGGGGCGCTCTGGCACGCCTGGTCCGGTGGGGGTAAGCGTCAGGCGCCCTACACCGTACAGGGCACGCCAACCGAGGCGGTTCTGAACAAGGGCCTGCGCGACATGGCCATGTGAGGCCTGGTCACTCGGCCCGCGACCATTGGGCCGACGCGTGGGCCAGGGCCCGTCCTTCGCGGGTCAGTTTGCGCAGATGCGCTTCGACCTGGGCACAGGCCACCTCATGGAGGCCCGCTGCCAGTTCGCGGTAGAGCGTGGCCACCAGCGCCGCCGGGGTGGTCGGCGTGGTGTCGAGCAGGTTCAGTACTTGTTGTTCCCGCATGCGCCGGTGCGCCAGGTATTCCGCAATCTTTTCCCCTGCGGCCGCAATCGGATCGCCGTGACCGGGCCAGAGCCAGCGCGGCTGCAGCGCGGCCAACCGTTCCAGCGACTGAACGTAATCGCTCATATCGCCATCCGGCGGCGCCACCACGACGGTGCCTTGTCCCACCACCACATCGCCCGTCAGCAAGCCGCCATCCGAGGGGCGGTAAAAGCAGAGGTGGTCGCTGGCGTGCCCCGGGGTGTGCAGGACCTGCCAGGTTTCGCCGTCCACCATCAGTTCCTCGCCGCCGCTCAGCGGCACCTCCGGGGCGGTGAGCCCGGCAATCGGGAAGCGCGGGCAAGGCACCGGAAAGGCGTGCAGGGGCGCGCCTGTGCGGGCGGCCAGCAGCGGCACGGCCGCCGCATGGTCAGGATGGGCGTGGCTCAGCCAGATCGCCGCTGGACCGCGCGGGCCGCAGGCCGCCAGGATGCGGGCCAGGTGCTCGTCGTCGGCGGGCCCCGGATCCAGCACGGCCACCGCCTCGTCGCCGAGGAGCCAGGTATTGGTGCCGGGGCCGGTCATTCGGCCGGGATTGGGCGCGAGCAGGCAGCGCACCCCAGGCGCCACCTGGCGCAGGCGCTCAGAGCACACTCGGGTCGAACTCCGGCAGCGGCTCGTCCGCGGCTTCCTCGTAACCTGGGTCACCCGGCAGCAGGCTCACGACCTGGCCCTCCCGGGCGACGATGCGCGGCAGGATGGTGGGCACCGGGCGGTCGGCGTAGGCGCGCAGCACCGCCTCGGCCGTATCGAAGGCGCTGAGCGCTTGCAGGGCCCGGTGGGTGGGCAGCACGATCGTCATGGTGCCAGCCTCCCGTGCGGCGATCGCCGCCTGCGGGGTGATCCAGACGCCGGCTTCCACCTCCTGGTCATCCGTCAGCGGCACCTGGTCCGAAGGCGCCAGGGCCACGAAGAAGCGGGTCGAGAAGCGCTTGGGGACTCCCACGGGGGTGATCCAGTGGGCAAAGTAGGCCAGTGCGTTCGCATCGAAGCGCCAGTCCTCGGCCACCACCACCTCGCGCCAGCTGGTCTGGCGCGCCAGCAGGGCCCGCCGATGGGCCTGCCAGCGCGTCCGGCTGCGGGCGTCAGAAGTCTCGCCCGGTGGGGGAGCGTCCGCGCGTGCCTGGCGGCTCAGCAGGATGCCAGCCTCTTCGAAGGTCTCCCGTACCGCGGCTACCACGTGGGCCCCTGCCTGGTCGGCGGGCAAGTTCAGGCGAATGGCCCAGCTGGACGCATCGCGGCCGTGCAGGCGATCGCACATGGCCGGTTCGCCGTCCTCAGGGTCGACGGCGCCACCCGGAAAGACGTAGGCACCGCCCATGAAGTCGCTGCGCAGGACGCGCCGCACCATGTAAACTTCCAGCCCGGCTGCCCCGTCGCGCAGCAGCAGCACGGTGGCGGAAGCGCGGATCGGGCGAGCGCTCATGCCAGGTCTTCGGCTTGTTCGGCGGGCTCAGGCGCCTCCGAAGCATTCCCCGCGGCCACCCCCGAATCTGCCCCTTCGACGGGGCCTGGTTCAGCCTGGAGGCGGGCGGGGGGGCCGCCGGGTAGCTGGCTGAGCGCGATGTCGATCAGTTCCTCGATGGCGCGGTCGTTCTTGGCCCGGCGCAGGTTGCGCTGCGTTTGGGCATACAGTTCGGCGTTGTCCATGTAGCGGCTGACCAGGGCCGTCAGGGTCTGGTCCTTGGAAATGGCCTGGCCCAGGTTTTGACGAACGACCAGCTCCAGATTGCCGGCCTCCTGAAGCATCGGCACGCTGGTGGCGTCGATCAGCATGGGCAGCTCCTTGGCGATCGCCTCGGCAATCGTCCCGGGACCGGGCTTGCCGACCATGATGTCGGCGGCATCCATCAGCATGTGCATCTGGTCCGTGAAGCCCAGCACCTTGATCGGGATGTCGGCCTTGGCCGCGAGGGCCTCGCAGCGCACGCGCAAGCTCTCGTTGCGGCCACAAACCGCAATCACCTGCACCGGCAGGCCGCTGGTGGCCAGCTCCCGCGCGAAGTCATGGGTGGCGCTGACCGCCACACCGCCCATAGAAATCAGCACGGTGAAGCGGGTCGGGTCGAGCCCAAAGGCCTGTCGCGCCTCGAACTTGGGCACCTTGGCCAGGAACTTCTGATTCACCGGGAGCCCCGAGAGAACCCGAATCTTGGCCTCGGGCACGCCGTATTCGACCAGCTGTTCCTTGGCCTGCGGGTGCAGGGCGATCGTCAGGTCGGCATCGCGGTTGGCCCAGTTGCGCAGGAAGCCCTTGGTCAGGTCGGTGCACCAGATGACGTAAGGCACCTTTTTGCCCCACTCGCGCTCCTTTTGCTTCAGCGTCTCGATCGCGGCGTGGTTGACCACGGCAAAGACCGAGATGATCATATCGGGGCGCACCGCGTCCATGGTCTTGGCCAGGTTGCGGGCCGCTTTCGGCATGAGGGGCATGACCACCTTTTCGACGTTCAGGCGATTCAGCACGCGCATCCCCATGTTGGAGTACGAGGGCTTGATCTTGAGCAGGTGGTTGTACATGTCCATCATGTGGGACACGCGCTGGCTGCCCGTTGCGGCCCGCACGGGCATC contains the following coding sequences:
- a CDS encoding PLP-dependent aminotransferase family protein, which gives rise to MSPFKPSFANRTAHVNPSVIREILKVVSQPDIISFAGGMPAQDLFPFAELEAAAKAAFKSPAHALKALQYGPSEGYQPLREAIAAQLTAEGIDLAGNQILITTGSQQGIMMVAHAFLDPGDTVVVGNPTFLGALQAFGGFEAKFLTVPLDAGGMKMDALARILEHHTPKFIYAIPTFQNPTGLSLQDDRRVELYELARTHGVPVLEDDPYGDLYFGPTRPRAIKSFDHEGGVILLRTFSKVLAPGLRVAYAVVPDAIMNKLLPLKQGNDLHTSAFAQMMVAEFLATGRLEAHLAHLRAEYARRRDLMLAAMDAHFPAWCQWTRPEGGLFIWVTLPNGVLAAPLLEEAVSRQKVAFIPGSAFYPHGGGENTLRLNFSNASEEQIQEGIKRLGAVIRAAAPQLERV
- a CDS encoding GNAT family N-acetyltransferase, producing MRAQAKTGRPLSLITVMTCQDAGVLIELLKSAAKGSRRHMPAGIRDEADLRAAMAGGLAFLAAYRTPVGGRSAPVGAIAYRWDHGALRIQHVAVREEARGGGVARRMVEAVENVATALGAPRIAASAGTTAGDQAFLERLGYEGYGSGERVPMTKPLES
- a CDS encoding rhomboid family intramembrane serine protease, which gives rise to MSAFDAFKSTVGVALMEGGGFLPQAQAPLQPLEGPRTWHLPRNTGDVAVTVASLAEAAASNWREALPVWRDDARRAGATSGVLVLTGVVPEDQPAPFDAEADDAGWQVWLVDLTRRSLRCPSVDPGHAEALPGDAAATIEAAIQASLSEASLSLGDLLEEERASLAGRPSFSAFLENQSAPACPILLGVILGLFVCSTALTLMLRHPAHLPLPTSPELLWLAVQHNSLQALLGLGATLRPLVEQGEFWRLLAANYLHAGILHVFVNAYSLAVLGPTLERMLGTPKFLAVWSVSGLLGASASVLFNPQAASVGASGALFGLLGAMLVLGLQFRGVVPRHQTRAFRDVALITLGVNMILGSTIPNIDNMAHLGGLLGGAASAYVLGPHPELTSRPGLALPAWSLWTLPLLAALAVFWGLLAGFSGRPLALGLG
- a CDS encoding MBL fold metallo-hydrolase translates to MCSERLRQVAPGVRCLLAPNPGRMTGPGTNTWLLGDEAVAVLDPGPADDEHLARILAACGPRGPAAIWLSHAHPDHAAAVPLLAARTGAPLHAFPVPCPRFPIAGLTAPEVPLSGGEELMVDGETWQVLHTPGHASDHLCFYRPSDGGLLTGDVVVGQGTVVVAPPDGDMSDYVQSLERLAALQPRWLWPGHGDPIAAAGEKIAEYLAHRRMREQQVLNLLDTTPTTPAALVATLYRELAAGLHEVACAQVEAHLRKLTREGRALAHASAQWSRAE
- a CDS encoding NUDIX hydrolase; its protein translation is MSARPIRASATVLLLRDGAAGLEVYMVRRVLRSDFMGGAYVFPGGAVDPEDGEPAMCDRLHGRDASSWAIRLNLPADQAGAHVVAAVRETFEEAGILLSRQARADAPPPGETSDARSRTRWQAHRRALLARQTSWREVVVAEDWRFDANALAYFAHWITPVGVPKRFSTRFFVALAPSDQVPLTDDQEVEAGVWITPQAAIAAREAGTMTIVLPTHRALQALSAFDTAEAVLRAYADRPVPTILPRIVAREGQVVSLLPGDPGYEEAADEPLPEFDPSVL
- a CDS encoding glycosyltransferase encodes the protein MQKKKIMVIYETAGGGHYAAAKAIESALGSMYPGSFEVVLMPVRAATGSQRVSHMMDMYNHLLKIKPSYSNMGMRVLNRLNVEKVVMPLMPKAARNLAKTMDAVRPDMIISVFAVVNHAAIETLKQKEREWGKKVPYVIWCTDLTKGFLRNWANRDADLTIALHPQAKEQLVEYGVPEAKIRVLSGLPVNQKFLAKVPKFEARQAFGLDPTRFTVLISMGGVAVSATHDFARELATSGLPVQVIAVCGRNESLRVRCEALAAKADIPIKVLGFTDQMHMLMDAADIMVGKPGPGTIAEAIAKELPMLIDATSVPMLQEAGNLELVVRQNLGQAISKDQTLTALVSRYMDNAELYAQTQRNLRRAKNDRAIEELIDIALSQLPGGPPARLQAEPGPVEGADSGVAAGNASEAPEPAEQAEDLA